One genomic segment of Paenibacillus xylanexedens includes these proteins:
- a CDS encoding Lrp/AsnC family transcriptional regulator: MKDLNDLQLKVLDLLKEDARRTPALLSTLLGESEDKIKNAVAQLEQDHVIVKYATVVNWSKIDDEKVTALIEVQITPERGRGFEGIAERIYLYPQVKSVYLMSGAYDLLVEVEGGNLREVANFVSEKLSPIDSVLSTKTNFILKKYKQDGIIFEDHQEDNRLMISP; the protein is encoded by the coding sequence ATGAAAGATTTGAACGATCTGCAATTAAAAGTTCTGGATCTGTTGAAGGAAGACGCGAGAAGGACTCCCGCACTGCTGTCGACGCTGCTGGGGGAGTCGGAAGACAAGATCAAGAACGCCGTGGCACAGCTAGAACAAGACCACGTCATCGTGAAATACGCAACCGTCGTGAACTGGAGCAAAATAGATGATGAAAAAGTAACGGCCCTGATTGAGGTGCAGATCACGCCGGAGCGTGGTCGTGGTTTTGAAGGGATTGCCGAACGCATTTATCTCTATCCGCAAGTGAAGTCCGTATATCTCATGTCCGGTGCATACGATCTGCTCGTTGAAGTGGAAGGTGGCAACCTGCGTGAAGTCGCTAATTTTGTGTCGGAGAAACTGTCTCCGATAGACTCTGTACTTTCAACCAAAACGAATTTTATTCTTAAAAAATATAAGCAGGACGGGATTATCTTTGAAGACCATCAGGAAGACAACCGTCTCATGATCTCGCCGTAA
- a CDS encoding phosphodiester glycosidase family protein: protein MKNVRTGKKWWTGAMALVLALPVILSGAVSAPQTVDAKAAISTKVQKVKAAGRNFTVQTVSIPKGTPVTVGLAKKQVGQTATLPSIVKAYGAQAAINGAFFEAYNGAPDPYGMLIANGKVIHIGRYGTSIGFKEDGSAIMDSLQVSLTGKVTDTKGKSRSWYATFINRTPSANASITMLYTPERGATVGFKGGTAVVMEKGIVTKKVPNTNVAIPKNGSVLVFTGNQKSSSDRFTVGSTVEMNYKYTNAAGKEIPWQDVVTAVGAGPRLVKDGKVAVNPTSEGFKDAKILNASGARSGIAIMADGSVMLATVSGATIKEWAAVMQKLGAKQAMNLDGGASSGMYAGGKMLTSPGRILSNTLVFGGSVR from the coding sequence ATGAAGAACGTACGAACAGGGAAAAAGTGGTGGACAGGGGCTATGGCCCTCGTCCTGGCCTTGCCCGTAATTCTTTCGGGAGCAGTAAGTGCACCACAGACAGTGGATGCCAAAGCAGCAATTAGCACCAAAGTACAGAAAGTAAAAGCAGCAGGACGTAATTTTACCGTACAGACCGTTTCGATTCCAAAGGGAACACCGGTTACCGTGGGACTCGCGAAGAAGCAAGTTGGCCAGACGGCAACATTGCCATCGATTGTGAAAGCCTATGGTGCACAAGCAGCCATTAACGGAGCATTTTTTGAAGCATATAACGGAGCACCAGATCCATACGGTATGTTAATAGCAAATGGTAAGGTCATACATATTGGAAGATACGGAACATCCATCGGATTTAAGGAAGACGGCTCGGCGATCATGGATTCACTTCAGGTGAGTTTGACAGGTAAAGTAACGGATACAAAAGGTAAATCACGGAGTTGGTATGCAACCTTTATTAATCGAACACCTTCAGCGAACGCAAGCATTACGATGCTGTATACGCCTGAACGAGGTGCCACAGTTGGGTTCAAAGGTGGCACTGCGGTTGTCATGGAGAAAGGTATTGTGACCAAAAAAGTGCCCAATACAAATGTAGCGATTCCTAAGAATGGCTCGGTACTGGTCTTCACAGGTAACCAGAAGTCTTCTTCGGATCGTTTCACCGTTGGTTCGACCGTAGAAATGAATTATAAGTATACGAACGCAGCAGGCAAAGAGATTCCTTGGCAAGATGTAGTGACTGCTGTGGGAGCAGGACCCCGTCTGGTGAAAGACGGCAAGGTAGCTGTCAATCCGACGAGCGAAGGTTTCAAGGATGCCAAGATTCTTAATGCTTCCGGAGCCAGAAGTGGTATTGCGATCATGGCAGACGGTTCTGTTATGCTGGCTACCGTTTCCGGAGCAACAATCAAGGAGTGGGCAGCGGTGATGCAGAAGCTTGGTGCCAAACAGGCCATGAATCTGGATGGTGGTGCATCCTCAGGCATGTATGCCGGGGGCAAAATGCTGACTTCTCCAGGTCGGATTTTGAGTAATACGCTTGTATTTGGCGGCTCTGTGCGTTAA
- a CDS encoding MFS transporter gives MKITLGRQSILLLGVNGLFALAGALSGTFLNVFLWKSRPDYAMLGWFTLSQQLAIGLTFWLAGKWVKEHNKMSALRLGTALSGIFYMIVLWAGSKAVDWIWPLGILLGCSLGLFWIAFNVVYFEITDRENRDLFNGWVGLLGSMTGIIGPWFSGLIITRMTDNTGYRLIFTVSLVIYVIAVVFSFFLKKRKVSGTYRWSEPWIQLSKRDSPWRTLGLGLFAQGAREGVFAFLIALLVYLATAQEYKLGQFSLITSAVALVSYWAAGKWFKPQYRSKGMFIGALILLVVLLPLLWKVTYGTLLIMGIGSAVAMPLYVLPMISAGFDMMGTSGENVEKRVELVVLRELCLMLGRLCGLAIFIVTVLNAPSLRMLTWLIIVLGASPLIGWIFMRKLLNRTEGQEPLA, from the coding sequence ATGAAGATTACTTTAGGCCGACAATCCATTCTGCTTTTGGGCGTGAATGGATTGTTTGCGTTAGCCGGAGCGCTGTCGGGAACCTTTTTGAATGTGTTTCTGTGGAAAAGCCGTCCGGATTATGCCATGTTGGGGTGGTTCACTCTCAGCCAGCAACTGGCCATTGGACTGACATTCTGGCTTGCTGGCAAATGGGTCAAGGAACACAATAAAATGAGTGCACTACGACTAGGTACTGCGCTGTCCGGCATATTTTATATGATAGTCCTCTGGGCTGGTTCCAAAGCTGTAGACTGGATATGGCCTCTGGGTATACTACTGGGTTGTTCCCTGGGGTTATTCTGGATTGCATTTAATGTTGTGTATTTTGAAATAACGGATCGGGAAAACAGGGATTTATTCAATGGCTGGGTCGGGTTACTTGGTTCGATGACAGGAATTATAGGTCCATGGTTCTCCGGTCTGATTATTACTCGCATGACAGACAACACGGGATATCGGCTCATCTTTACGGTATCACTCGTTATTTATGTCATAGCGGTAGTTTTTAGTTTTTTTCTGAAAAAAAGAAAGGTGAGCGGTACATACCGCTGGTCAGAACCTTGGATACAGCTATCCAAGCGGGATAGTCCCTGGAGGACCTTAGGCTTGGGTTTATTCGCTCAGGGTGCACGTGAAGGTGTCTTTGCCTTCCTGATTGCACTGCTTGTATATTTGGCTACCGCACAGGAGTACAAATTGGGGCAGTTCTCACTCATCACTTCTGCTGTGGCTCTAGTAAGTTATTGGGCAGCCGGGAAATGGTTTAAACCACAGTATAGATCAAAAGGCATGTTCATCGGAGCCCTCATTCTGCTCGTTGTGCTTCTTCCTCTTCTCTGGAAAGTGACCTATGGTACGCTGTTAATCATGGGGATTGGGAGTGCTGTTGCGATGCCGTTATATGTATTACCGATGATATCAGCGGGATTCGACATGATGGGCACAAGTGGCGAAAATGTGGAGAAAAGGGTTGAACTTGTCGTTTTGAGAGAGTTATGCCTGATGCTTGGCAGACTATGTGGGTTGGCCATATTTATTGTGACGGTCTTAAATGCTCCGTCTCTACGCATGTTGACCTGGCTTATTATTGTCCTTGGTGCGTCTCCGCTAATTGGATGGATCTTTATGCGCAAGTTATTGAACCGAACGGAAGGGCAAGAGCCCTTGGCTTAG
- a CDS encoding aspartyl-phosphate phosphatase Spo0E family protein yields the protein MAEGDHGDRWSVKPDNASLHDISLEDEIHMLRRKMEQIFLEEKSFTSDIVIEISSLLDLKINEYMKANPIKAK from the coding sequence CTGGCAGAAGGCGATCATGGCGACCGATGGTCGGTGAAACCCGATAACGCATCTTTGCATGACATTTCCTTGGAAGATGAAATTCATATGCTTCGTCGCAAGATGGAACAGATCTTCCTCGAAGAGAAATCATTCACATCCGATATTGTAATTGAAATCAGCAGTTTGCTGGATTTAAAGATTAATGAATATATGAAGGCCAACCCGATTAAAGCAAAATAA
- a CDS encoding 5'-3' exonuclease, whose amino-acid sequence MNQRNEPTLLLVDGMAVLFRAFYATSASGYIRRTKAGLPTNAVYGFIRYFWDAVQTFGPSHVVCCWDMGGKTFRGEEYAAYKGNRAEAPDDLIPQFALIREVMDSLGIPNIGAQGFEADDCIGTLAKYYTEETDMNVMVLTGDHDMLQLINDRTSIIIMKKGHGNYMVYNPETLMAEKQLTPRQVIDMKGLMGDASDNYPGVRGIGEKTALKLVQEYGSIEGILSNMDKLTPSVRNKIENDLDMLHLSRKLAEIHCAVPVACALDICELRLDPDMVMDKFEQLEMKSLGSWMGVAIG is encoded by the coding sequence GTGAATCAACGTAATGAACCTACTTTGTTGCTGGTAGACGGTATGGCGGTGTTGTTCCGTGCTTTTTATGCGACATCTGCAAGCGGATATATCAGACGTACAAAGGCAGGATTGCCTACCAACGCAGTCTACGGATTTATCCGTTATTTCTGGGATGCGGTTCAGACTTTTGGGCCAAGTCATGTCGTATGTTGTTGGGATATGGGTGGTAAGACGTTCCGCGGTGAAGAATATGCAGCCTACAAAGGCAACCGGGCCGAAGCTCCGGATGACCTGATTCCCCAGTTTGCCCTGATTCGTGAAGTGATGGATAGCCTGGGTATTCCGAATATAGGTGCACAAGGATTCGAAGCCGACGATTGTATCGGGACGCTTGCGAAGTATTATACCGAAGAGACAGATATGAATGTTATGGTACTGACGGGTGACCACGACATGTTGCAACTGATCAATGACCGCACAAGTATCATTATTATGAAAAAAGGCCATGGCAACTACATGGTGTATAATCCTGAAACGCTCATGGCAGAGAAACAACTGACACCTCGTCAAGTGATTGACATGAAGGGTCTGATGGGAGATGCCAGCGACAATTATCCCGGAGTACGGGGAATTGGTGAGAAAACAGCGTTGAAGCTTGTACAGGAATACGGATCCATTGAAGGGATTTTGAGTAACATGGATAAACTGACCCCTTCGGTGCGTAACAAGATTGAGAATGATCTGGATATGCTTCATCTGTCCCGCAAACTGGCAGAGATTCATTGTGCTGTTCCGGTTGCCTGTGCGCTGGATATCTGTGAATTGCGTCTTGATCCGGATATGGTGATGGACAAGTTTGAACAACTTGAGATGAAGAGCCTTGGCTCTTGGATGGGAGTGGCAATAGGGTGA
- a CDS encoding spore coat protein has product MYSQSLSSNGAFMQEQDLLKSILADLRRTSREYTTATTEASCPMTRRMFTDLTNDTLRLQGELFNLMQQNNMYSVSSKALRQDVDKQIQSAHQTQQKCQQFIQEKNTQNSSYSQAPNVPQHQPNYGNPYYM; this is encoded by the coding sequence ATGTATTCTCAATCTTTATCATCTAATGGCGCTTTTATGCAGGAGCAGGATCTGCTGAAGTCGATTCTTGCAGATTTAAGACGAACCTCGCGCGAATATACGACTGCGACAACGGAAGCTTCCTGCCCCATGACTCGTCGAATGTTCACAGACCTGACAAACGATACCCTAAGATTACAAGGGGAACTGTTCAATCTGATGCAGCAAAACAACATGTATTCTGTCTCGTCCAAGGCACTTCGTCAGGATGTGGACAAGCAAATTCAGTCCGCCCACCAGACCCAACAAAAGTGTCAGCAATTCATTCAGGAAAAGAATACGCAGAACAGTTCATATAGCCAAGCTCCTAATGTGCCTCAGCATCAACCGAATTACGGTAACCCTTATTACATGTAA
- a CDS encoding RluA family pseudouridine synthase yields MSQYYSPIVYTVTEQEDGWLLKTVLQRRLLVSRKLLSKIKMTEQGVMLNGERVYISVKVAAGDVVEVRMEQEESDDILPEPIPFTVLYEDEHLLIVNKDAGIIVHPTHGHYTGTLANGVVHYWKTKGERFRFRPIHRLDQETSGVLAIAKNPYVHQHVSEQMIAGTVDKKYIALVHGSPVPEQGSVDGPIDRDPEEPHRRVVTPDGYAARTLYTTLTRWSGGNASAISLKLESGRTHQIRVHMTSIGCPLIGDRMYKTLPVHEIDEQTMAVREERDSWIERQALHACELTFEHPILQERITFQAPFPADMAALEQRLNDEAAPREEL; encoded by the coding sequence ATGAGCCAATATTATTCGCCGATTGTCTACACGGTGACCGAACAAGAAGATGGCTGGCTGCTGAAGACCGTGCTTCAGCGCCGGCTGCTGGTGTCGCGTAAGCTTTTGTCCAAAATTAAGATGACCGAACAAGGTGTCATGTTAAATGGAGAGCGCGTGTATATTAGCGTCAAGGTAGCTGCAGGTGATGTCGTTGAAGTTCGGATGGAGCAAGAGGAATCGGATGATATTTTGCCTGAGCCTATTCCCTTTACCGTTCTGTATGAAGATGAGCACTTGCTTATTGTCAACAAGGATGCGGGCATCATCGTTCATCCGACGCATGGACATTACACGGGTACTTTGGCAAATGGCGTTGTTCATTACTGGAAAACCAAGGGTGAACGCTTCCGGTTCAGACCGATTCATCGACTTGATCAGGAAACGTCCGGTGTGCTCGCAATAGCCAAGAACCCTTATGTGCATCAGCATGTGTCTGAACAGATGATCGCTGGAACAGTGGATAAGAAATATATTGCACTTGTGCACGGAAGCCCTGTCCCGGAACAAGGTTCGGTGGACGGACCGATTGACCGCGATCCTGAAGAGCCACACCGTCGAGTCGTAACACCTGATGGTTACGCTGCAAGAACGTTGTACACAACCTTAACACGTTGGTCAGGGGGCAACGCCAGTGCGATAAGCCTCAAGCTGGAAAGTGGCAGAACCCATCAGATCAGGGTACATATGACTTCTATCGGATGCCCGTTGATAGGTGATCGAATGTACAAGACACTACCTGTGCATGAGATCGATGAGCAGACCATGGCTGTTCGAGAAGAACGGGACAGCTGGATCGAACGCCAGGCATTACACGCTTGTGAGCTGACGTTCGAACACCCAATTCTACAGGAACGCATAACGTTCCAAGCTCCTTTTCCAGCAGATATGGCCGCGTTGGAGCAGCGTTTGAATGATGAGGCAGCTCCCAGAGAAGAACTGTAG
- a CDS encoding NAD(P)/FAD-dependent oxidoreductase, translating into MDLVYGTPFWPSTFNSTFNYSALQEDISCDCLIIGGGMGGALTSKLLTEHGVNTVVIDKRDIAHGSSSANTGLLQYTNDKTLTSCIHTFGEAIGVRFYELCREAMKQLAQIADSLDTDPWFIPRTSLCFASSEDDVALLEEEYQTLKRYGFEAELWDADKISQHFPFSKPAALYTMGDAEVNPYRFVHALFESANKRGARIYGQTEMIHCEYDEDGVVCHTANGKIRAKKVIFAAGYETQDIKKDRGAYLKTTYAIATKPLSDLSEWFEHSMIWETARPYLYMRTTPDGRIIAGGLDEETPREDQREIRSKHRGDTLLEEVRSYFPLDDLEVDYAWGAVFGNTNDGLPLIGTHPDYPHSYFVEGYGGNGTVYSMIAASLIVDAITGKQNPDMDLFSLTRTSKPSPV; encoded by the coding sequence ATGGATCTGGTCTATGGCACACCTTTCTGGCCCTCCACTTTCAATTCAACATTTAATTATTCTGCTCTGCAAGAAGACATCTCTTGTGACTGCCTCATCATTGGTGGGGGCATGGGGGGCGCATTGACATCTAAACTACTCACGGAACACGGTGTTAACACTGTTGTGATTGATAAGCGAGACATTGCCCACGGCAGCAGTTCTGCCAATACAGGTCTTTTACAATACACCAATGACAAAACACTAACCTCATGTATCCACACTTTTGGTGAAGCAATAGGCGTACGTTTTTATGAGCTTTGTCGTGAAGCCATGAAACAACTTGCTCAAATTGCAGACAGCCTGGATACAGACCCTTGGTTTATCCCACGAACAAGTCTTTGTTTTGCAAGCAGTGAAGATGATGTGGCCCTATTGGAGGAAGAATATCAGACCTTGAAGCGTTATGGTTTTGAAGCTGAACTGTGGGATGCCGACAAAATAAGCCAGCATTTCCCCTTCAGCAAACCCGCTGCACTGTACACCATGGGAGATGCAGAAGTGAACCCCTATCGTTTTGTTCATGCCTTGTTTGAATCCGCCAATAAGCGTGGCGCTCGAATCTATGGTCAGACGGAGATGATACACTGTGAATACGATGAAGATGGTGTAGTCTGCCACACTGCCAACGGTAAAATCCGTGCCAAGAAGGTCATATTTGCTGCCGGTTACGAGACACAGGACATCAAAAAGGATCGCGGAGCCTATCTGAAAACGACCTACGCGATTGCTACCAAACCGTTGTCTGATCTTAGTGAATGGTTTGAACACAGCATGATTTGGGAGACAGCTCGCCCATATTTGTATATGCGAACAACACCGGACGGAAGAATCATCGCAGGCGGTTTGGATGAAGAAACACCTCGAGAGGATCAACGTGAAATACGTTCAAAACACCGGGGAGATACACTACTGGAAGAGGTCCGTTCCTATTTCCCTTTAGATGATCTTGAAGTCGATTATGCCTGGGGCGCTGTGTTTGGTAATACGAATGATGGCCTCCCCCTGATCGGCACACATCCGGATTATCCGCATTCATATTTTGTAGAAGGGTATGGAGGTAACGGAACCGTATACAGCATGATTGCTGCTTCCTTAATTGTGGATGCTATTACTGGCAAACAAAACCCTGATATGGATCTGTTCTCTCTCACACGTACAAGTAAACCATCTCCTGTATAA
- a CDS encoding bifunctional adenosylcobinamide kinase/adenosylcobinamide-phosphate guanylyltransferase translates to MLITVTGGIGSGKTRFALKYAAGISREGVYLSTGDHDPVIPELPSAHYRAIHAGNGQHLTEVITQINRESNLFLADQRIVIVDSLTSWMAAGFRATEDLDHQRSETQLLLDALLSYQGKLLVITNEMHGTLHPTEEERIFTARMASVNRMLQIHAEKMYLLVSGLAIDLKSQGMRNEDER, encoded by the coding sequence TTGCTGATTACGGTCACAGGCGGCATAGGTAGTGGTAAAACCCGGTTTGCCCTCAAGTACGCAGCCGGGATTAGCCGGGAGGGTGTATATTTATCCACCGGTGATCATGATCCCGTTATTCCCGAATTGCCATCCGCTCATTATCGTGCCATTCATGCCGGGAACGGTCAGCATCTGACAGAGGTGATCACCCAGATTAATCGGGAATCCAATCTGTTTTTGGCGGATCAGCGAATTGTAATTGTAGACAGTCTGACCTCCTGGATGGCTGCCGGTTTCAGGGCAACAGAGGATCTGGATCATCAGCGTTCAGAGACACAGCTTTTGCTTGATGCATTATTGTCTTATCAGGGGAAGTTGCTTGTGATTACCAATGAAATGCATGGCACATTGCATCCTACCGAAGAAGAACGAATATTTACAGCGAGAATGGCTTCGGTTAATCGGATGCTGCAGATACATGCTGAAAAGATGTACTTGCTGGTATCTGGTCTGGCTATCGATCTTAAAAGTCAGGGCATGCGAAATGAAGATGAACGATAG
- a CDS encoding arsenate reductase family protein, which translates to MSNLKVYQYAKCGTCRKAVKWLEAQGHELELIPIFDSPPSESELTELIQKSGLEVKKFFNTSGEVYKEQQLKDKLPGMSADEQIRLLASNGRLIKRPIVTNGEKVTVGFKEEKYEQEWNNA; encoded by the coding sequence ATGAGTAACTTAAAAGTATATCAATATGCCAAATGCGGCACATGCCGCAAAGCTGTAAAATGGCTTGAAGCTCAAGGACATGAGCTGGAGTTAATCCCTATTTTTGACTCACCGCCGTCAGAATCTGAACTAACAGAACTCATCCAAAAGAGTGGACTGGAAGTGAAAAAGTTCTTTAATACGAGCGGGGAAGTGTACAAAGAACAACAACTGAAGGACAAACTTCCGGGAATGTCAGCTGATGAACAGATTCGTTTATTGGCTTCCAATGGTCGTCTGATCAAACGTCCAATCGTTACGAATGGAGAAAAGGTGACGGTTGGGTTCAAGGAAGAAAAGTACGAGCAGGAATGGAATAACGCATAA
- a CDS encoding aminotransferase class I/II-fold pyridoxal phosphate-dependent enzyme, with product MIVNEQTTGNNKKMTSYLAPLVQQIPPSGIRKFFDLVGDNKDIITLGVGEPDFVTPWHMREACVYSLERGMTSYTSNAGMPKLREAISEYLDTQFDTKYDPKDEIIVTVGGSEAIDLALRALIVPGDEILIPEPSYVAYSPIASIGGGIPVGVETYAKDQFKLTAEALEAGITPKSKVVILCYPSNPTGAIMTYEEWLPIAEVIKKHDLIVIADEIYAELTYTQKHVSFAAIPDMKERTILVSGFSKAFAMTGWRIGYMCGHPELIAAMLKIHQYTVMCAPAMGQVAALEALTNGLGEKDRMVESYNQRRRLIVQGFRDIGLDCHEPQGAFYAFPSIQKTGMSSDLFAERLLTENKVAAVPGNVFGPQGEGFLRCSYATSVTQLNEALERIGNFVYKLQKEG from the coding sequence ATGATAGTGAATGAACAGACAACCGGGAACAACAAGAAAATGACATCTTATCTGGCACCCCTCGTGCAGCAGATACCTCCATCCGGAATTCGTAAATTCTTTGATCTGGTTGGAGACAACAAGGATATTATCACATTGGGTGTGGGTGAACCTGATTTTGTTACCCCTTGGCATATGCGTGAAGCTTGTGTATACTCGCTGGAAAGAGGTATGACCAGCTACACATCCAACGCAGGTATGCCGAAGTTGAGAGAAGCCATCAGTGAATATCTGGATACTCAGTTTGATACCAAATACGATCCCAAGGATGAGATTATTGTTACCGTGGGTGGCAGTGAAGCGATTGACTTGGCTTTGCGCGCATTAATCGTACCTGGCGACGAGATTCTCATTCCTGAACCTTCGTACGTGGCGTATTCACCAATCGCTTCAATCGGTGGCGGTATACCGGTTGGTGTTGAAACCTACGCGAAAGATCAGTTCAAGTTAACAGCTGAAGCGCTTGAGGCAGGAATCACGCCGAAGTCAAAAGTGGTTATTCTGTGTTATCCGAGTAATCCCACTGGAGCCATCATGACGTATGAAGAGTGGCTGCCTATTGCTGAAGTGATTAAAAAGCATGATCTGATTGTGATCGCGGATGAAATTTACGCTGAATTGACGTATACGCAAAAACATGTTAGCTTTGCAGCTATCCCTGACATGAAGGAGCGGACCATTCTCGTAAGCGGATTTTCGAAGGCTTTTGCAATGACAGGCTGGAGGATCGGTTACATGTGTGGTCATCCTGAGCTTATTGCAGCCATGCTCAAAATCCATCAGTATACGGTAATGTGTGCGCCGGCCATGGGTCAGGTTGCTGCACTTGAGGCGTTGACGAATGGTTTGGGTGAGAAGGATCGGATGGTAGAATCGTATAATCAGCGTAGACGTTTAATTGTGCAGGGATTCAGAGATATTGGACTTGATTGTCATGAACCTCAGGGAGCATTCTATGCATTCCCGAGCATTCAAAAGACGGGTATGAGTTCCGACCTGTTTGCTGAGCGATTGTTAACAGAAAATAAAGTAGCTGCTGTTCCGGGGAATGTTTTTGGTCCTCAGGGTGAAGGCTTCTTGCGTTGTTCTTATGCTACTTCTGTAACCCAATTAAATGAAGCTTTGGAACGAATCGGAAACTTTGTTTACAAACTGCAAAAAGAGGGTTAA
- a CDS encoding DedA family protein: MQNWITDFMEQYGYIGIALIIALENVFPPIPSEIILPFGGFMTTYTSLTIPGVIIAATIGSVLGAVILYGIGLLIDVERLEKIVERWGHVLRIKKEDIHRVDAWFDKYGMWTVLFCRMVPLVRSLISIPAGMSNMKFGLFLLFTTIGTLIWNVILVCVGAALGASWESILHFMDVYSIVVYVILAIIVIGCIIWWIRRSKKQK; this comes from the coding sequence ATGCAAAACTGGATAACCGATTTCATGGAACAATACGGCTACATAGGCATTGCACTCATTATTGCTCTTGAGAACGTATTTCCCCCGATTCCATCCGAAATCATCTTGCCGTTTGGCGGATTCATGACCACCTATACCAGTCTCACTATTCCAGGAGTTATTATCGCTGCAACCATTGGTTCTGTCCTTGGTGCTGTGATCCTGTATGGCATTGGTCTACTCATTGACGTCGAACGCCTTGAGAAAATTGTGGAACGCTGGGGACATGTTCTGCGCATCAAAAAAGAGGATATTCACCGTGTCGATGCATGGTTTGACAAATATGGCATGTGGACCGTATTATTCTGCCGAATGGTTCCCCTCGTCCGTAGCCTTATCTCTATTCCCGCAGGCATGTCCAATATGAAATTTGGTTTATTCCTTCTCTTTACAACCATTGGTACATTGATCTGGAATGTCATTCTAGTCTGCGTTGGTGCTGCGCTTGGCGCATCATGGGAGAGCATTTTGCACTTTATGGACGTCTATTCCATTGTAGTGTATGTCATTCTGGCCATCATTGTCATCGGATGTATCATCTGGTGGATCAGACGTAGCAAAAAGCAGAAATAA
- a CDS encoding cob(I)yrinic acid a,c-diamide adenosyltransferase gives MGIYTRTGDEGQTSVIGGRVIKDDDRVEAYGTIDELNCFVGQAISLIDSAQGEFEDLREHLLEVQQELFDCGSDLAFVKISETKYKVRDEMVTRLEQWIDQYDAENPKVERFIIPGGSQLSSALHVCRTVCRRAERRTVTLGQHTDINPSVRRYLNRLSDYFFVVARTANARQQVADIEYVRSKKVFRRKE, from the coding sequence ATGGGCATATATACACGAACAGGTGACGAAGGACAGACTTCGGTCATCGGTGGACGCGTCATCAAGGATGATGACCGAGTTGAGGCTTATGGTACGATTGATGAGTTGAACTGTTTTGTAGGCCAGGCGATCAGCCTTATTGACTCGGCTCAAGGGGAATTTGAAGATCTGCGTGAACATCTGCTGGAAGTTCAGCAGGAACTGTTTGATTGTGGGTCGGATCTGGCCTTTGTGAAGATTAGTGAGACCAAATATAAGGTGAGAGATGAAATGGTCACACGTCTGGAACAATGGATCGACCAGTATGATGCAGAGAATCCAAAAGTGGAACGATTCATTATTCCTGGTGGCAGTCAGCTGTCTTCTGCTCTTCATGTGTGCCGTACTGTATGTCGTCGCGCAGAGCGTCGCACGGTAACATTGGGACAACATACGGACATTAACCCGTCTGTACGACGGTATCTAAACCGACTGTCTGATTATTTCTTCGTGGTTGCACGGACGGCCAACGCGAGACAACAGGTGGCGGATATTGAATATGTGCGGAGCAAAAAAGTATTCCGCCGCAAAGAATGA